The Zea mays cultivar B73 chromosome 7, Zm-B73-REFERENCE-NAM-5.0, whole genome shotgun sequence DNA segment ATAGTGAAGCCAGACTACGGGCACACGAAACTCCAACTCGCAAAAGAAGGTCTGGAAGCAATTCAGAGGATCAGAACTCCAATAGCTGCTGTTTCTGTATGTTCGAACTTTATCAGTCCATTGTCCCAATGGCTTATTGCTTTACATGAATACGGGGTAGTTAGTTTTTTCATAACAAACACAAACCTGCTGCCTTTTGCATACCAAGCTCTGTCTCTTTTATTGTAAAACCAGGTTATTGGCCCCTATCGGTCGGGCAAATCTTTTCTTCTCAACCAACTTCTCTCCCTATCATGTGACAATGGTACGTCGAGCTTATGTTATAAACACCATGCTTCAGAAAAACCAAACACTTGGATTTTGAATGGTAggtgataaataaattttctgcACAGGTTTTGGAGTTGGACACATGCGGGATACAAAAACAAAAGGTAAGGTTGGCTCACAACTATGCCGATGTAGTTTACTATTGTAATATCTTTATCGACGGATATCGACAAACTGATCCACACTATACAGGTATATGGGTATGGGGTTCCCCCGTTGAGGTGGATATCGGTGGCTCCAAGGTGTCTGTTCTATACCTGGACACCGAAGGATTTGAGAGTGTTGGAAAATCAAATGTATATGATGATAGGTTTGTTGCCGACATATAAGATGCACATAATTCTGAATTATAGCCTTTTGGTTTGGACGTGGCTACGGACATATTGGATTTTCTGCTTGTGACAGGATATTTGCTCTGGCAACTGTTTTAAGTTCTGTTCTGATCTACAATCTTCCTGAAACAGTGAGTTCCTATCTTATGATGCCTCAGGGCTTCACCACCTCTTGTTTATTTGATAGGAGTTAAAATTTACTTACTTTTGGCGACAGATTCGTGAAGCCGATATATCGAGACTTTCATTTGCCGTCGAAATTGCTGAAGAATTCTATGGAAGGTTTGCTTCCTGCTATTTCTGATTCGAGCTTCTCATTGTACCCAGTTTGTCCTTTGCTAACATATTTCCATTTTGCCCTTTGGCTTGTGGTAAACTAGAGTCAAGGTAAAACTTCACTAACCTACTTCCCAGATTTATGAAATATAGAAGTATATCAAAATCATGCCGTGGGGCTCTGCAGGGGCAAGATGTTGCTTTTGAGCCAGCCAAACTTCTGTGGTTGATCCAGAGGGATTTTCTCCGTAAGTTGCTTCTTGTAACGCATATGCATTTTTTTGTTTGGATCATACAGTATTTATTCTGTCCTGGGAATGCATATAATTTGATAACCAGTCACAGATcagatcataatcatcatcattatgcGGCATATACCCTTGATCTCCTAGTATTGAAAATGTTGGATCTGCTAAAAAAACTGTAGGGTTATGCTTGACCTTAACAGTTATTTTGGATGCAGAAATAGTGTCGATTCTTCAAATAATCAGCTTTGTTGCTGTTTCTTTTCTATTCTACAAAAGTATCTGTTTAAATTTATCTCTTCAAGGAGTCAGTCTTAATAGTTTTAACACTTTGTTACCTCATCCTTTTTATCATATTATTGTCATGGAGTTCACAAAGGTCATTTTGTTACAGTAACTGGTTGATGCTCTTTCTAGGTACCTACATTTTTGAAAGGTACTTAATTACTTAGTAATCAAATTGTGCTGTAGActtgtagcagcagtagcagtagtatacACCCAAATGCCATAATTTATCAAACATCCTCTGATGTCAGTAACTTCCATGATCCAGAAGGAAAATCGGTTCAGCAGATGGTTGATGAAGCTCTCCAACGGGTACCTAACAACAATGGTTAGTTCAAGTCTTCAAGATATCTTACAAACTATTTTTAGTGTGCTGTTTAGTTTTTCTATGGAAGCATTTTCCTTTGCACTTAGAAGCAATCAAATTCAACTTACCTCCTTTTTTATATTGCTGCAGGAGACACAAATATTGACGAGGTAATGTTTTTTCAGCCCATATATTATCAACTTGAAGTTATGATATGCAGTTCTTATTGAAGAAAATAACGTTAGTGTTACATCAGCTCAACCAAATCAGAGACTCTTTGGCGGTTATGGGAGATAACAGTACAGCTTTTAGCTTACCACAGGTGAGACAATCTTTGAATTTTCATGCTCTGCAATGCCATTAGAAGCATTGATGGTTGTGAATCGTTGGATCTCAAATATGCCAGTTCAGCACACATTATGCTATGAGCATAAAATTTATGTTAAAAAAACGGCTGGGGAGGGAATGACCGCCCTCCCGGTATAATGCTAAGAAGAGACCGATACAATGGTTCTAGCCGAGAAAATCTTCGAACCTTGGCCCCTATCACTGACGGGGTGACGTCAACCGTTCACTCTGCAACGGCTCAATCGGAGGGTGGCGCATGGGACATTGTACCCCAAGGGCGGATAAGAcacaacgaggggatttttttagccAAGCCAGAAAATTCGCCCTCGAGGGGAATCGAAACTGGGTCTTGGAGGTGCTACTGGAAAGCCTTAACCGCTAGGTTTAGAGGCCCTTTCACACATAAAATTTATGTAGTCTTAGCGAAACTGCAAAACAGATTTTTTTTTGAGGAAACACATGCTTGTCTTTGTTCATTCATCAAGATACATATATGAGAACAATAAATACAATTCTTCAATCTGTTCTATACTCCAATGTAAACTCAGTTAGTGATTGTACACTGGTTTACTTTTGCATCATCAGTAGGTGAGATTGAACTTGTTGTTTTTCCAGCCTCATCTGCAAAGGACAAAGTTATGTGATATGGAGGACCAGGAACTTGATCCGTTGTATGTAAAGAAGAGGGATCAGTTGAAAGAAGTCGTTGCATCCATGATAAAACCAAAAATTGTGCAGGGTAGAACTCTGAATGGAACAGAGTTTGTATCCTTCCTAGGGCAGGTAATACTTCTCGGAGAGAGTTCATTACTGGTACCGACGAGTATATTGATATGCCATCGCAAAACATTATCTAAAATTATCTCTCTTTGTTTAGATAGTTGATGCTTTGAATAAAGGTGAAATTCCATCAGCCGGGTCGCTGGTTGAAATTTTCAATAAGGCCATTCTTGAACGTTGCTTGAAGGTGTACAGTGAAATAATGGGCAGAGCAGGTCTACCAGTGTCAGTGGATGAACTTCGGGAGTTCCACGACCTGGCAAAAGATGAAGCTAGAAGGCTTTTCAACAAGCAGCATTTCGGTAAACATCATGCTGCTCGGTCCATCCTCAAGCTTGATGAAGAGATTAAAAAGGTTTTTCCACATATTTTATCCATCTTTTTATTCGGTCCAGAATAGAACCTTATCTTTTGCATTTTGATTTGGCCGTGAAGGTTTGCATTGCATTGCCTGCTACAGAGTTCAAAAAAATTATGTTTATTTTTTTTCCCTGAGCTGATTAAGTATGGAAGTGTTGTGTTAACGTTTCGTGTGCCGGTGTTTGCCACTATATTTGGCtattttttatatatattttaATATAATATGCCTTGCAGCCTATGCGCGCGACATGGATAATATATCTCCAGCATACCTAACCTGGGTATTCGTTTTAGGTGTACAGAAACTTGGGCCAAGCTAACGAGTATCAGTCATCAAAGCTGTGCGAAGCACGGTTCTCAGAGTGCGAAGATAAAATGGAACGACTCCAAGTCTTGAAGCTTCCGTCCATGGCGAAATTTGATGCCGGATTCCTTCTCTGCAATCGAAGTTTTGAAACGGACTGTGTGGGGCCAGCCAAGGAAAGCTATCGACACCGGATGTCAAAGGTTTCTCTCTTCCACTTACGAGTTGAGATTGCTTTTTTTCCATGAGGATTATATGACTATATGATGTATTTCATGGATAGTGCAGATTTTGTGGTCCACCCAGTAACAAAATATAGAATCACCCTTTTGGATGTGCTCCCTTTCCTGAGTCCTGACAAGGTTAAACTGAACCTAGTTTATGCATGCACGCTTCCCAGATGCTGGCAAGGTCCCGTGCTCTTTTCATCAAGGAGTACAACAACAAGCTCTTCAACTGGCTCGCCATATTCTCCCTGGCCATGGTTGTCGTTGGGCGCTTCTTGGTCAAGTTCTTCCTGCTCGAAGTTGCTGCGTGGGTGATGTTTGCCTTCCTAGAGACATACACGAGGCTGTTCTGGTCGTCGGAGTCCCTGTACTACAACCCCGCCTGGCACGCGATCGTCTCTTCTTGGGAAACCGTCGTCTACAGCCCCGTTCTTGATCTTGACAGGTCAGGAGTTCTCCCTCCCTTCCCAACTCTACGCTGCCCATGCATGGCATCTCTCTATCTACTGTCTGCTGCTATACTACTGTGATGTTACTACCCTTATATGCACAGATGGGCGTTCCCGATCTGCGCTGTCCTGTTGTTTTTGGCGTTTTATTGGCGTTGCCTCGGTGGAAGGAGGGGAATTGCCCGGTCACTGCTACCTCTGTACAACGGGGCTTATTACAGAAGCTCCAGTCGCACAAGAACAGACTGATCCCTCGAACCATGCGCACAATCACACCATTAGCGTGCACATATAGTTGTATCATGCTTATTCCAACACTGCATTCTTCGATTATGAGTCAAAACTCGGGTGTTGCTGTAAATATGAAACCCAGAAGGTTTGTCAATTGTATAAATATATGGCTGCTTGCTAAACTTCTTGGATTTATTTGTTTGTTTATTTATTAAGCTCTGATCCTCTGGGGTTTGTCTCCGTAGTGTCAAGCCCATTGAATGGCGtagctgctgtagttggtctgctTGTCGGCGTAGCGGTCCCAGATCATGATCCCGGCGTAGCTGGGCGCCTTCTGCACCACCGGGAGGACGCCGTAGTACAGGTTCTTGGGGTGCACGTACCCGACCGTCCGCTCCGACGCCGGCAGGCCGACGTAGAGCCCGGAGCCCGGG contains these protein-coding regions:
- the LOC100384250 gene encoding uncharacterized protein LOC100384250 precursor, encoding MGCAPVVWAAVWLLAAAVAGFADPGGLERAFPIVKPDYGHTKLQLAKEGLEAIQRIRTPIAAVSVIGPYRSGKSFLLNQLLSLSCDNGFGVGHMRDTKTKGIWVWGSPVEVDIGGSKVSVLYLDTEGFESVGKSNVYDDRIFALATVLSSVLIYNLPETIREADISRLSFAVEIAEEFYGRVKGQDVAFEPAKLLWLIQRDFLQGKSVQQMVDEALQRVPNNNGDTNIDELNQIRDSLAVMGDNSTAFSLPQPHLQRTKLCDMEDQELDPLYVKKRDQLKEVVASMIKPKIVQGRTLNGTEFVSFLGQIVDALNKGEIPSAGSLVEIFNKAILERCLKVYSEIMGRAGLPVSVDELREFHDLAKDEARRLFNKQHFGKHHAARSILKLDEEIKKVYRNLGQANEYQSSKLCEARFSECEDKMERLQVLKLPSMAKFDAGFLLCNRSFETDCVGPAKESYRHRMSKMLARSRALFIKEYNNKLFNWLAIFSLAMVVVGRFLVKFFLLEVAAWVMFAFLETYTRLFWSSESLYYNPAWHAIVSSWETVVYSPVLDLDRWAFPICAVLLFLAFYWRCLGGRRGIARSLLPLYNGAYYRSSSRTRTD